In Planctomycetota bacterium, the DNA window GCCGGCTGAGGCCGACGGCCCCGGCGCGCCGGGGTTGAGATAGACGGCACGCAAGGAACCCGGTCCTAGGATAAGGAGAACCGCTTGAAGGACTTCAGGCAGCGGATCAACGAGCAGATCCGAGTTTCGCCGCTGCGGGTTATTGGAGAAAATGGCGAACAGTTAGGTGTCCTGGAACGGGACGACGCCGTGCGCCGCGCAGAGGAGGCGGGCCTGGACCTCGTGGAGGTCGCGCCGGAGGCGCGGCCGCCCGTGTGCCGGATCATGGACTACGGCAAGTTCAAGTACCGTCAGTCCAAACGGACGGCCAAGGGCAAGCACCACGAAGTCCACATGAAGGAGATCCGGATCCGCCCGAAGACCGAGGCCCACGACCGGGACGTGAAGATCCGGCGGACGCGGGAGTTTTTGGAGAACGGCGACAAGGTCACCGTGAACATGCTGTTCCGCGGGCGCGAGATGGCGCACCTGGAGTTCGCAACGCAGAACATGCAGGCGTTCGTCGAGCAACTCGCCGACGTCGCCAAGGTCGAACGCGGACCGGACCGCATGGGCCGACGCATGATCCTGATCCTGACGCCCAAGAAATCGTCTTGAGCGCCGGCCGAGTGGAACTGAAAACATCGGATATCGAGGCCGGAAGCGCCCCGGCCGCAAGGGAAAACGCCGTCCAGCGAAAGGGACCGTTATGCCGAAGATGAAAAGCCACAAGGGCATCCGGAAGCGCATGAAGCTCACGCGGCGGGGTAAAGTCACGCGCCGGCGCGCCAACCGCGGCCACCTGATGAGCGGAAAGCGCAGCAAGCGCAAGCGGCAACTTCGCCGAAAAGCCGTCGTCGACAAGGGACAGGTCAAGATTTACACGCGCCTAATCGGCGGCTGACGCCCGCGCGCCACGAGGAGAAACGACATGACACGCACACGAAAAGGATCGGCCCGGAGGCAATCGACCAAGCGCCTCTTGAAGCGGGCTAAAGGGTACTACGGCGCCCGTGGAAAACTCCGTCGCGTCGCCAAGCAATCGGTCATGAAGGGCGACCAGTTCGCCTTTCGCGACCGGCGGACCAAGAAGCGCAACTTCCGCCGGCTCTGGATTACGCGCATCAGTGCCGCCTGCCGGCAGCGCCAGATCTCCTACAGCCATTTCGTCGGAGGTCTGAAGAAGGCGGGCGTCACGCTCGACCGAAAGGTCCTCGCGGACCTTGCGCTGAACGACCCGAAAGCGTTCGACGCCGTCGTCGCCGAGGCTCGCGCCGCTCTGGAGACCTGACATGAGCCGTCTCGACCACGTCGAGACCCTTCGCCGCGAGGCCTTGAGGCAGATCTCGGCCGCCGCCGACAGCCAAGCCCTCGAAGCCTTGCGCATCGAATGGCTGGGGCGCAAGTCCGGACAGGTCACGGCTCTCCTGCGGTCCATCCCCACGGTTCCCGCCGAGGAACGCGGGGCGTTCGGCCAGGCGGTCAACGCCCTGAA includes these proteins:
- the rplT gene encoding 50S ribosomal protein L20, giving the protein MTRTRKGSARRQSTKRLLKRAKGYYGARGKLRRVAKQSVMKGDQFAFRDRRTKKRNFRRLWITRISAACRQRQISYSHFVGGLKKAGVTLDRKVLADLALNDPKAFDAVVAEARAALET
- the infC gene encoding translation initiation factor IF-3, with translation MKDFRQRINEQIRVSPLRVIGENGEQLGVLERDDAVRRAEEAGLDLVEVAPEARPPVCRIMDYGKFKYRQSKRTAKGKHHEVHMKEIRIRPKTEAHDRDVKIRRTREFLENGDKVTVNMLFRGREMAHLEFATQNMQAFVEQLADVAKVERGPDRMGRRMILILTPKKSS
- the rpmI gene encoding 50S ribosomal protein L35; its protein translation is MPKMKSHKGIRKRMKLTRRGKVTRRRANRGHLMSGKRSKRKRQLRRKAVVDKGQVKIYTRLIGG